A genomic region of Pseudorca crassidens isolate mPseCra1 chromosome 10, mPseCra1.hap1, whole genome shotgun sequence contains the following coding sequences:
- the LOC137232166 gene encoding large ribosomal subunit protein uL30m — translation MAGILRSIVQRPPGRLQMVTKGVEPLVRTDWIRHKFMKSRIPDKVFQPSPEDHEKYGGDPQQPHKLHIVTRIKSTKRRPYWEKDIIKMLGLQKAHTPQVHKNIPSVNAKLKVVKHLIRIKPLKLPQGLPREEDMSSTCLKSTGELVVGWLQNPTDQEVNKS, via the coding sequence ATGGCAGGGATTTTGCGCTCAATAGTTCAGAGGCCCCCAGGCAGACTACAAATGGTGACAAAAGGTGTGGAGCCCCTTGTTCGTACAGATTGGATTCGTCACAAATTTATGAAGTCAAGAATTCCAGATAAAGTTTTTCAACCTTCACCTGAAGATCATGAAAAATATGGTGGGGATCCCCAGCAGCCTCATAAACTGCATATTGTTACCagaataaaaagtacaaaaagacGTCCATATTGGGAGAAAGATATAATAAAGATGCTTGGGTTACAGAAAGCACATACTCCTCAAGTTCACAAGAATATCCCTTCGGTGAATGCAAAACTGAAAGTGGTTAAACATTTGATAAGAATCAAGCCCCTGAAGCTGCCGCAGGGTCTCCCAAGAGAGGAGGACATGTCCAGCACGTGCCTCAAGAGCACTGGAGAGCTGGTGGTGGGGTGGCTTCAGAACCCCACGGACCAGGAAGTGAATAAGTCCTGA